In Leucoraja erinacea ecotype New England chromosome 9, Leri_hhj_1, whole genome shotgun sequence, the genomic window aagaggagagggggttggaggtgGTCTTGAGCGGACAGGAtgttgtggaggggagggggttgtagaTGGTTGGGCTAGCGGAGAAGGCTGTGGCGTGAGTTGGTGCCGCCGGTGGTGGTGCGAGACATGGTCACGGCATGGGTGGGGACACTCCCGTGTCGCGCTGGTGCCTCCAGGGACAGCACGCTTCTCAGCTcctcctcttgcccccccccgtcccccacctCTGTGTCCGTCTCCGCCCCCTCCCTGGCGCTCCCCTCTGCGTGGACCTCGAATGGGATCAGCGTGTCCAGCAGGAACTTGCTGAGCGGCTCCCCCAGGATGCCCAACCTGTGGAAGGAACAGAGGCAAGGTGAGGGTGGGCAACCCACTCCACCACCCCCAATCAAcacccccccaatccccctcaccactcccccccccagtcATTctaccccccactctctctctcagtGATAATCAGCACCCTAGGGTACTGGGTGGGGAACAAGTCCCTGGGTGGAGGGAGACACCCGTGTCCCAGTGAAGAGACTGGCACCCTGGGGTGGGGAGCGACCTGTCTCCCTGTGTGGGACTAGCACCCTGTGAGGAATCCTCTCCCAGTGAGTGAACAgcaccctgttctcctgccttctccccataacccctgacacccgtactaatcaagaatctgtcaatgtccgcactaaaaatatccactgacttggcctccacagccttctgtggcaaagaattccacagattcaccaccttccgactaaagaaattcctcctcatctccttcctaaaagaacgtcctttaattctgaaactCTGACcgatagtcccagactctcccactagtggaaacatcctttccgcatccactctatcgaaacctttcactattctgtacgtttcaatgaggtccccccctcatccttctaaactccagcgagtacaggcccagtgccgacaaatgctcatcatatgttaatccactcattcctgggattattcttgtaaatctcctctggaccctctccagagccagcacatccttcctcagatacggtgcccaaaactgctcacagcaTTCCTcaccacatccgctctatccaagcctttcactgttgggTAAGTTTCActgagttcccccccccccctcatctttctaaactccagcgagtacaggcccagcgtcgACAAAGGCTCGTCGTAGGTGAGCCAACTCACGGAGGGGGTTCGCCACCAGCCTTCACTCGATGTTGAGGGGCGCCCAGGTCCAGCTTCACACCGTGCTGCCTGAAGAGGTAGTCAGACTTGTCCCTGGCCGTCTGCAGCTCGTTCATCAGCACCGGTGATCGCTGATGCACGATGGAGCTGATGGCTGGACGCTTGGCCTGCTGCCTCCTGGGgtcggggagagagaagagacagTCCGTGGGCCACCCACACTGTGAGACCAACCCCTGCCCCTATCTTTTAGTTtggctttagtttattgtcacgtgaaccgaggtacagtgtgaaagcttttgttgcgggctgaccagacagaggaaagacaatacgtgattacgatcgagctgtttacagtgtataaattacatgataaggaaataaagtttaagacaataggtgcaggagtaggccattcggcccttcgagccagcaccgccattcaatgtgatcatggctgatcatccccaatcagtaccccgttcctgccttctccccatatcccctgactccactatctagctctcttttgaaagcatccagagaaccggcatccaccgccctctgaggcagagaattgcacagactcaccactctctgtgaggaaaagtgtttcctcgtctccgttcgaagaGGAAAGAGTAACGTTTTGgaataaatcctgtttgatcagggtgtattaatttatgaatcactaaacttaatctatgggctagaattttagttaatattttctgatcagtgtttaagagagcaattgctctatatgaacctgggtccTCAAGGTCCTTATCCGTTTTTGGTATAAGTGTTATTGTTGATTCGTTTAAAGTTACAGTCAGTTTCTGTTGAGTAAAAGCGTAATTATGCAATGTCTGTAGACGTGGAGGAATCAGATCATTAAATTTCTTATAAAATTCAGAGCTTATGCCATCAGGGCCTGCGGCCTTTCCGTTTTTTAATGATCTAATAGACTTCGATATCTTTTACTGTTATTTCAGCACCTAGTAATTCCCTCTTTTTCAGATCTAAACCTGTAAGATTACATTTCTGTAAAAATAATTCCATTCTTGCAGAACGTTCTATCGTTTTGGTTGAGTAAAGTGtttgatagtattgtagaaatctgtcATTGATATCCTTGGGCCATGTTAGTATTTCTCCCATATCTGATGTAATTTTGTAAATTGATTTTTCCCAATCCAGTTTTCGAAGTTGACGagttaatagtttttgtggtttgtcaccaaattcaaaatttaattgtttagtacgttgataaagttttatgacTTGGTCTGAATATATTTGGTTTAACTTATATATGTGcagcaattttattgtgtttaacAGCCGCATTCTCAATAtctaattgccttatttccatttccagtatcttatttgattgtgcacgccgggttgattgcattcgttgaaacagggcgaaccacatgaaggttgcaatctcccaccccatttggacaggtacatggataagaaagatttagagggatatgggccagatgcaggcaggtgggactagtctccatcgggcaagttgggccgaagggcctgtttccaactgtaagactatgactttaATTTTAGCTATTTACAGAAACAGCAGGGAAAGAGACCCTTCGGCTCCCCGAGCCCGTGCTATCCATCAATCACCCTTACACCAGCTCCATCCTACCAACCAGAGACACTTTagagatgcttttcactgtacctcggtacacgtgacaataaactaaactaaactttacagaagctgattaaagtgcagacccgtacgtctttgggatgtgggaggaaaccggagcacccggaaaaaacccaggcaggtcacggggagaaggtacaaactccgtacaggcagcacccaaggtcgggatggaacccgggtccctggagctgtaaggcagcagctgtacccgcCGTGCCGGGGTGCCGACTCTCAGCCCCCTTAGTGGCAGTGGTGTTACCTGTGCTCGCTCTGAGGCTTCTGCCCACCCTGGTCCTTCTCCTTCATGTACTGAGCAGGGTTGAAGGCTTCGGATCGCAGGAGACGTCCCACCTCAGCCCGGATCACCTCCAGGTTCTTCCTTCCGTAGGCGACCCAGACCACGTGCACACTGTAGGCGTACAGGCACTGCGGGCAtgagagagacaatagacaataggtgcaggagtaggccatttggcccttcgagccagcaccgccattcaatgtgatcatggctgatcatccccaatcagtaccccgttcctgccttctccccatatcccctgactccgctatctgtaagagccctacctagctctctcttgaaagcatccagagaacctgcctccaccgccctctgaggcagataattccacagactcaccactctctgtgagaaaaagtgtttcctcgtctccgttctaaattcttattcttaaactgtggaccttggttctggactcccccaacatcgggaacatatttcctgcctctagcgtgtccaaacccttaacaatcttatatgtttcaatgagattccctctcatccttctaaaagatGAGAGGACGAGGGGATGGCTCAGTGTCAGCACAGAGGCCCTGGCAACCGCAGAAAGACTCGCACCTTGCGTACAACACAAAGTGCCCGAGGAACAGAATAAAAATACGCATCTTTACAGacgacatgaggaggaatttcttttgccagagggtggtgaatctgtggaactcagatTAACACACTTGGGCAGGAGGGTGCAGGGACTTAGTGCCCACAATAGACATTTGCAGGACCAGTGATCCAGGAAGAAGGGTTCCAAGTCCACCACGACAAGTGGGCAGCTTCATATCACTTCAggagcaccatagaaagcattttatcaacagactatagacaataggtgcaggagtaggccattcggccctttgagccagtaccaccattcaatgtgatcatccccaataagtaccccgtttctgccttctccccatatcccccgactccgctatctttaagagctttatccaactctctcttgaaagtatccagagaactggcctccaccgccctctgaggcagagaattccacagactcacaactctctgagaaaaagtgtttcctcgtctccgttctaaatggcttactccttattcttaaactgtggcccctagttctggattcctccaacatcgggaacatgtttcctgcctctagcgtgtccaaacccttaataattttgtatgtttcaataagatatcctctcatccttctaatccagagtatacaagcccagccgttccattctttcagattcccgccattccgggaattaaccttgtgatttTCTCCGGAGCGTCGGAGGTTGTGGGAAAATCTGATAGAAGTGTAGAAGATTAtgggaagcatagatagggtagacagtcagaacctttttcccagagtggaaatgtcaaggactagagggcacagctttaaggtgagaggggaaaagtttaaaggagatgtgccgggcaagttttttacacagagggtggtgggtgcctggaacgtgctgccaggggtggtggtggtagaggcagatacgatagtggtgtttaagagactgttggatatgcagggaatggagggatgtggattacatgcagacagaggtgattagtttaacttggtatcatgttcagcagggacatagtgggccgaagggcctgttcctgtgctatactgttctgtgCTCTGATCACATTGAACAGCCGCAGAGGAGTCAAGGCTCACTGCGATATCTCTGTAGTACGGACTCACCTCAAACAGCAGCTGGTCCTTACGAGTGGCTGAGCCCAGCGACCTGCCAATGCAACAAAGATGTTACTTCACAACCGTGCAACGTAGCAAGGTCCAAATCAACGCTGCACTGAAGCTTCAtaatcacttgtaccgaggtacagtgacattcctaTTCTGGTTCCACTCCAGTGAAACGCTTACTTCACAACGACATCATCATACATAAATACAAGAATGTAGGAATGCTAGATTTAGGGagaaaggaaggagaaaggaacactccccacccccatatcagtctgaagaagggcctcgccccaaacgtcacctattccttcgctccatagatgctgacagtaagaccagtgggagaacttggaagggggaggggatggagagagagggaaagcaagggctatttgaagttagagaagtcaatattcataccgctggggtgtaagctgcccaagcgaaatatgaggtgcttttcctccaatttgcgctgggcctcaatctgacaatggaggaggcccaggacagaagggtcagtgtgggaatgggagggggagttacagTATTTaccaaccgagagatcaggtaggtttagagcggaggtgttcagcgaaacgatcgctgagcctgcgcttgatctcgccgatacacaggagtccacacctggaacagcggatacagtagatgaggttggaggaggtgcaagtgaacctctgccgcacctgaaaagactgtcggggtccttggatggaatcgagggggaaggtaaagaacaggttgcagggtaaagtacctgaggagggagtggtttgggtgggaagagacaagTTGACCAAGGAGTTGCGGCGGGAAcagtctgtggaaagcagaaaggggtggaaatgggaagatgtggccagtagcggGATCACGTTggtggtggtgaaaatgttggagaattatctgttgtatgcgacagttgatggggtagaaggtgaggacaaagggggactctgcccttgttatgaatggggggagggggaacaagagtggagctgcaggatattgaggagaccctagtgagaagcctcatctataatggaagaaggaactgactggataacactccctaaagaatgaggacatctccgatgccccagtatggaacacctcatcttgggcgcagatgcggtgtagacggaggaattgggagttagGGATAgattctttatagaaacataggaacatagaaaataggtgcaggagtaggccattcggcccttcgagcctgtcaagtcaagtcaagtcaagtttatttgtcacatacacatacgagatgtgcagtgaaatgaaagtggcaatactcgcggaacaacaaaacaaccaaacaaattataaacacaatcataacacacatattattttacataataaataatagaaggaaaaacgttctgtacagttagtccctggtgagaaaggcgtttacagtccgaattgcctctgggaagaaactccttctcaacctctccgttctcactgcatggcaacggaggcgtttgcctgaccgtagcggctggaacagtccgttgcaggggtggaagaggtctctcatgattttgtttgctctggagttgcacctcctgttgtatagttcctgcaggggggtgagtggagttcccatagtgcgttcggccgaacgcactactctctgcagagccttcttgtccttggcagagcaattcccgaaccagatggtaatgttcccggacaagatgctttccactgccgctgcgtagaagcactggaggatcctcggagacactctgaatttcctcaattgcctgaggtggtaaaggcgctgccttgccttactcaccagtgctgaggcgtgtgatgaccatgtcatatcctcagagatgtggactcccagatatttaaaacagttcaccctatccacaggatccccatttatactcaatggagtgtacgtcctcggatgatgtgccctcctaaagtccatgatcagctccttcgtttttttgatgttcaagaggaggctgttctcctggcaccagagtgctagatcagccacctcctcccggtaggccctctcatcattgtctgagatcaggcccaccaccacagtgtcatcagcaaacttaattattgaattggagctgaacctagccacacagtcatgtgtgtacagggagtacaatagggggctgaggacgcaaccctggggcgatcctgtgctcagggtgagggacttcgatgtattccctcccatcttgactacctggggcctggcggtgagaaagtccaggacccaggcacacagggaggtgttgagccccaattccagtagcttcccggccagtctggtggggactatcgtgttgaaggctgaactgtagtctatgaacagcatcctcacgtagccccccttctggctgtccagatgggagagagcggtgtgcaagacctgggagaccgcatcgtccgtggacctgttcggacggtatgcgaattgcaacgggtccatgttccgagggaggaaggcgcagatgtgattcttcaccagcctctcaaagcatttcatgactaccgaggtaagggccaccggacggtagtcattcagacaggctggggaggcattttttggtaccggtacaatgatggattttttgaagcaggcagggaccacggacttgtccagggagaggttgaataatgtagtgagcactggagctagctgcgtagcacaggacttgagtactcgccccgagatgccatcggggcctgcagcttttcttgtgttcacccgtgtcagtgccctccgtGTCCTGCACCgctattctatatgatcatggctgatcatccaactcagtatcccatccctgccttctctccataccacctgatccctttagccacaagggccacatctaacttcctcttaaatatagccaatgaactggcctcaactaccttctgtggcagagaattccacagattcaccactctctctgtgtgtaaaaaatgattttctcatctcggtcctaaaagacttccctcttatccttaaactgtgacccctagttctggacttctccaacatcgggaataatcttcctgcatctagcctgtccaaccccttaagaattttgtaagtttctataagatcccccctcaatcttctgaattctagcgtgtacaagccgagtctatccagtctttcttcatatgaaagtcctgccatcccaggaatcagtctggtgaaccttctctgtactccctctatggctccatttataggaagcagggtgggaagaagtgtagtctaaatatctatgggagtcagtgggtttataatagatgtcagtgggtagtctgtctcctgtgagatCACGGTAGTCTGTgatagtgagatcaagaaacggtagggagatgtcggaaatggttcaggtgaatttgagtgcaggatggaaattagtggtgaagtggatgaagccagtgagttctgcacaggtgcaggaggtaacaccaatgcagtcgtcaatgtagcggaggcagagtttggggatagggccagggtacgcctggaacagtgatttttcgatgtaccctacaaagaggcaggcatagctgggtcccatgcgagtgcccatagctacgccttggacttggaggaagtgagaggagtcgaaggagaagttgataAGGgtcaggaccagctctgctaggcggaagAGTGTTAGTAGacagaaattggctggttctgtggtTGAGGAAGAAATggggaacctctgcctcgcctacACATCCTTTCCTcatcaggaaggtcttaaagccctccgtttcttcctccagagatgctgcctggcccgctgagttactccagcattttgtgtctatctccaatttaaaccaacatctgcatttccttcctgcacattttgcaaagtccgattaaagatggtccgagggtcaccaatgaggtagatgggtggtcaggaccgctcgctagttggtgataggatggttcagttgcctgaaaacagctgggaagaaactgtgcctgaatctggaggtgtgtgtgtgtgcgttttcacacttctggacctcttgcctgatgggagaggggagaagagggggtgagactgtttatattgtttacagtggactatgtttacatattgtgttgtactgctgcaagtaagaatgtcactgtTTGTATgtgtgggacacatgacaagaaaaCACTTGGTCCTCTGGATAGGGCGACGGGGGAGGGGGATAGTGGGAGCGGGGGGaataggggggaagaggaggacggggagagggggggggggagggggggggagggggagggaggggggggagagagggggagggaggagggagggggagagggagagggggggggaaggggggggggggggggggagagaggggatggggatggggaggagggggaggaggaggagaagggggggggggagaggggatgggagggtggatgggggatgaggagaggcgTGGAGCGGTACTCACTTGCCACAGGCCATGTGGTGTAGCTCCATCATTCCCAGACCCAGCAGCAGAGTGGCGTAGGTGTGTGCCAGCTGCTTCTGTGCGATCTTGCACCGGCACACATCTTTCTCCACCTTCTCCACGTTTCTGCGGGGAAACCATGAACAGCGCGGTTGTCAGCAGGGCGAGATCGACCGCCGCAGGTACTTTAGCTTTGGTTTTTGTAGATACATTGCGTAAACAGACCCATGGGCCCCATcaaagtggcacagcggcagagctctgaccttacagagccagagacccagcaaTGCTTTCTGGACATGCTGCCGAGTAGGAGCAGGAGCCTCATAGCCTGGGCCTCATGGGACGGCAGTGCCCACGGCTGGGCCTTGGGTAGACGGTTTACAaagttaactcccgggatggtgagactgcattatgctgaaagaatggagcagctgggcttgtatattctggagtttagaaggatgagatgatatcttattgaaacatataatctaaatggtggccgattgggaaagggggagatgcagcgagacctgggtgtcatggtacaccagtcattgaaggtaggcatgcaggtgcagcaggcagtaaagaaagcaaatggtatgttggctttcatagcaagaggatttgagtataggagcagggaggttctactgcagttgtacagggtcttggtgagaccacacctggagtattgcgtgcagttttggtctccaaatctgaggaaggacattattgccatagagggagtgcagagaaggttcaccagactgattcctgggatgtcaggactgtcttatgaagaaagactggatagacttggtttatactctctagaatttaggagattgagaggggatcttatagaaacttacaaaattcttaaggggttggacaggctatatgcaggaagattgttcccgatgttggggaagtccaggacaaggggtcacagcttaaggataagggggaaatcctttaaaaccgagatgaggagaacttttttcaaacagagagtggtgaatctctggaactctctgccacagggggtagttgaggccagttcattggctatatttaagagggagttagatgtggcccttgtggccaagggggtcagagggtatggagagaaggcaggtacgggatactgagttggatgatcagccatgatcatattgaatggcggtgcaggctcgaagggccgaatggcctactcctgcacctaatttctatgtttctatgtttctataagatttttaagggtttgcacacgctggaggcaggaaacatgttcccgatgttgggggagtccagaaccaggggccacagtttaagaataaggagtaagccatttagaacggagacgaggaaacatcttttcacacagagagttgtgagtctgtggaattctctgcctcagagggcagtggaggctggttctcgggatgctttcaagagggggctagatagggctcttaaagatagcggagtcaggggatatggggagaaagcaggaacggggtactgattggggatgatcagccatgatcacattgaatggcggtgccggctcgaagggccgaatggcctactcctgcacctattgtctattgcccgcGGTTGGCCGCTGGGTGGGCGCTACGGAGGAATCCGGAGAGGACCCGGCAGCGTTAGTGGGTGGAATGGTCGATGcagcggtcgatgatggcgccgaccAATGGACGATGACGGACACGtggagtgaggacgccgctgctgaGGGAGGAACAATGGACACCCagcgtgtgggggggttagttcAAAGGGGGATCTGGCACAGGGGGTGAACGTAACTTTGTCAGCCCCCTTTCTGGGCGACTATATCCAAACCTTGGGttcgcaagcaaagaatttcacagtgacttgtcacatgtgacaataaagtattcaattcagttcgatcccgactacgggtgctctctgtgcggagtttgtacgttctcaccgtgaccgcatgggtttgcttcgagatcttcggttccctcccacattccaaagacgtacaggtttgtaggttaattggtttagtataaatgtaaattgccccatctggtgtgtgtaggatagtgttaatgtgcggggatcgctggtcagtgcggactcggtgggccgaagggcctgtttccgtgctgtatctctaaactaagctagactGGATGCTAGCGCACAGTGCAAGGCCATTCTCTCAGCGATGCCCCTGCCATCCATTGTGACCCATTCATGGGTTAATTGGTCacgggagcagaataaggccattcggcccctcgagacggcagtggaggcaaagtgctgggtatttttaaagcagaaatcttgattagtacgggtgtcaaaggttaaagagagaaggcaggagaaagagggagagatagatcagccattattgaatggcagagtagactcgatgggccgaatggcctaattctgctcctaatgacAAGAACTtatgagtctactccaccattccatcatggctgataattaaaaaaaaggctgtggaggctacgtcagtggatatttttaaagcagagatagattcttgattagttcgggtgtcagaggttatggggagaaggcaggagaatggggtttggagggagagatagatcaaccatgattgaatggcagagtagactcgatgggccgaatggcctattctgctccaatagcttatgaccttatgaacattcttgactcttggctcCCGACCatcgattcccctcatgattttagacacctctataagatcacccctcagcctccagcgctCATTGGGGTAAGCACTATCACAATTGATGCTGAGCGACCGTCGGTGATGACTCTGGCTTTGCTGCCTGTCGTTGATCCTCCCCAGGGAGCTCGTCGTACCACGCGCTGGGGGAGCGGGCACTTACGTCACATACTCCGCCGCCTTGGATTCGGATCCCACGTTGGGTAGCAAGATGGAGAAGTACCTGATCAGAGCCATGAGGAAGTCATCCAGCTGTTGCTTCCTGGAAAACCAAAGGGAACGCTTTGAGAGGGAGCCGGCGGATACTGGAAACCAAACTTTACAATGTCTCGGCAAGCACGAGGGgcggaggagttgctgcctcaccgcgccagagacccaggttcgatcctgactatgggtgctgtctaagagagtcaagagtcacgagagttttattgtcatgtgtcccagatacgacaatgaaattcttgcttgttgcagcacaacagaatatgcaaacatagtacagaacaggagataaaagttcagtgtgtctatagaccatagaccacatatatacacaataaataaacagataaagtgcaaaagtaataatagactgttattgttcagagtttgtttgatgttgcgtttaatagcctgatggctgtgaggaagaagctgttcctgaacctggatattccagatttcaggctcctgtaccttcttcccgatggcaacggagagatgagtctGTACGGAAattgcacgatctccccgtgacctgcgtgggttttctccgggatctctggttgcctcccactctccaaagacgtacaggtttgtaggctaattggctcagtataaatgtaaattgtccctcgtgtgtggaggatggtgttagtgtgcagggatcgctggtcgtcgcagactcactgggccgaagggcctgtttccgcgctgcatctctaaactaaaactcagaAGCTGGGAGGCCGGTCAAAGTCTCACCACCAGAgcagggaatgggaaggagagacacaaagaactgcagatgctggaaccttgaacagaaaacagagtgctggagtaactcagcgggtcaggcagcatctgtggagaacatggataggaaatgattcaggtcaggcagtctgaagaagggtctgaagaaaagATTTAAGAAGAACCTGAAGGTCTttctctgcatctctggaggaaaagggtaggtgacctttcgggttgggaccctttttcaaacactctacaaatcttgccccgcacatctgctttaaactttgtccgtctcaccctaaagctatgccctctagtccctggggaaaaaggttctgactgtctaccctatctatgcctgtcataattttatttacttctgtcaggtctcgtGACATGGTTGCTCTTCTGTCCCAGAACTGGGTCTTGCT contains:
- the LOC129700075 gene encoding protein phosphatase 1 regulatory subunit 36; the protein is MDARLSLEQLFAAIPAQWVWKDDTNKLELVSLQPTPDGKDKKALARVRAILDPIHEVLEKSKYGVSRRAYVSMARVVAQPLSGLQDQQKQEERLCRCVTLNDIKYAALLLLGEKDPIGTRKRFRPMLRKQQLDDFLMALIRYFSILLPNVGSESKAAEYVTNVEKVEKDVCRCKIAQKQLAHTYATLLLGLGMMELHHMACGKSLGSATRKDQLLFECLYAYSVHVVWVAYGRKNLEVIRAEVGRLLRSEAFNPAQYMKEKDQGGQKPQSEHRRQQAKRPAISSIVHQRSPVLMNELQTARDKSDYLFRQHGVKLDLGAPQHRVKAGGEPPPLGILGEPLSKFLLDTLIPFEVHAEGSAREGAETDTEVGDGGGQEEELRSVLSLEAPARHGSVPTHAVTMSRTTTGGTNSRHSLLR